One part of the Prochlorococcus marinus str. MIT 9313 genome encodes these proteins:
- a CDS encoding SDR family oxidoreductase yields MPQAEEMGQITTLNNHWSNCRIGITGASGSLGRALTQKLRSRGAVVIGLTHGPIPSAEPSDDAPQEWVQWKCSQEASLKSTLVSLDVLVLNHGINPQGRQTQKDIKAALEVNALSSWRLMELFESLALNAEPSIRPRELWVNTSEAEIQPALSPTYEISKRLIGQLVSLRWNNLTSNQRKVFKIRKLVLGPFRSELNPIGLMSADLVASQIVQQADLGLNLIIVTPNPLTYLLMPLTELGRMIYSRLLGSGSTDNQ; encoded by the coding sequence GGACAGATCACAACTCTCAACAACCATTGGTCAAACTGCCGCATCGGCATCACTGGAGCCAGTGGAAGTCTTGGCAGGGCTCTAACCCAAAAGTTGCGCTCTCGGGGAGCTGTTGTGATCGGATTGACCCATGGACCGATTCCCTCCGCAGAGCCATCAGACGATGCACCCCAGGAATGGGTGCAATGGAAATGCAGCCAAGAAGCATCCCTCAAAAGCACCCTTGTGAGCCTTGACGTGCTCGTGCTCAATCACGGCATTAACCCGCAGGGACGTCAGACACAGAAAGACATCAAAGCGGCATTAGAGGTGAATGCTCTGAGCAGCTGGCGCTTAATGGAACTCTTTGAAAGCCTCGCCCTCAACGCAGAACCATCCATACGCCCCCGCGAGCTATGGGTGAACACATCAGAAGCTGAAATCCAACCAGCCCTCAGCCCCACCTATGAAATCAGCAAGCGGTTGATCGGTCAGCTGGTCAGCCTGCGCTGGAACAACCTCACCTCGAATCAACGCAAAGTCTTCAAAATCCGCAAGCTTGTACTTGGCCCCTTCCGCTCAGAGCTCAATCCAATCGGATTAATGTCTGCTGATCTAGTAGCCAGCCAAATTGTTCAACAAGCCGACCTTGGCCTCAATCTGATCATCGTCACCCCCAACCCTCTCACGTATCTACTGATGCCCCTGACCGAACTAGGGCGAATGATTTACTCCCGATTGTTAGGTAGTGGATCCACAGACAATCAATAA